A section of the Delphinus delphis chromosome 1, mDelDel1.2, whole genome shotgun sequence genome encodes:
- the TAGLN2 gene encoding transgelin-2, which yields MANRGPSYGLSREVQQKIEKQYDADLEQILIQWITTQCRKDVGRPQPGRENFQNWLKDGTVLCELINGLYPEGQAPVRKIQASTMAFKQMEQISQFLQAAERYGINTTDIFQTVDLWEGKNMACVQRTLMNLGGLAVAQNNGLFSGDPNWFPKKSKENPRNFSDNQLQEGKNVIGLQMGTNRGASQAGMTGYGMPRQIL from the exons ATGGCCAACAGGGGACCTTCCTACGGCCTGAGCCGGGAGGTGCAGCAGAAGATTGAGAAACAATATGATGCAGACCTGGAGCAGATCCTGATCCAGTGGATCACCACCCAGTGCCGCAAGGATGTGGGCCGGCCCCAGCCTGGGCGCGAGAACTTCCAGAACTGGCTCAAGGATGGCACG GTGCTGTGTGAGCTCATTAACGGGCTGTACCCCGAGGGGCAGGCCCCGGTGAGGAAGATCCAGGCCTCCACCATGGCCTTCAAGCAGATGGAGCAGATCTCCCAGTTCCTGCAAGCAGCCGAGCGCTACGGCATCAACACCACTGACATCTTCCAGACTGTGGACCTCTGGGAAG gaAAGAACATGGCCTGTGTGCAGCGGACACTGATGAACCTGGGTGGGCTGGCGGTAGCCCAGAACAATGGGCTCTTCTCTGGAGATCCCAACTGGTTTCCCAA GAAATCCAAGGAGAACCCTCGGAACTTCTCCGACAACCAGCTGCAGGAGGGCAAGAATGTGATTGGGTTACAGATGGGGACCAACCGCGGGGCATCTCAGGCAGGCATGACCGGCTACGGGATGCCACGCCAGATCCTCTGA